One Thermoanaerobaculales bacterium DNA window includes the following coding sequences:
- a CDS encoding glycoside hydrolase family 43 protein, giving the protein MTLLKPLIEQRADPHIFKHADGFYYFAASVPEYDRIELRRAPTLEGLANAAAVVVWRKPERGALSELIWAPEIHHHRGAWYVYFAAAPSREIKDDLFQHRMYAISTNAENPLEGAWRPPRQIETGMDSFSLDATTFAHRGVLYYVWAQKESGIRGNSNLYIAPMATPDRIAAAPVRLSAPELDWETRGFWVNEGPAVLIRNGRVFVSYSASATDENYCLGLLHADEDADLLNPDSWQKSPEPVFTTCYEHGVFGPGHNSFTVSEDGREVILVYHARTYREIVGDPLWNPDRHTFVKPVKWDGRGMPVFGEPCGAS; this is encoded by the coding sequence ATGACGTTGCTGAAGCCGCTGATTGAACAACGTGCCGACCCGCATATCTTCAAGCATGCCGATGGTTTCTACTACTTTGCCGCGTCGGTGCCGGAGTACGATCGGATCGAGCTGCGCCGAGCTCCGACCCTCGAGGGGCTGGCGAATGCCGCGGCGGTCGTGGTGTGGCGAAAGCCCGAACGCGGCGCGTTGTCCGAGCTCATCTGGGCACCCGAGATCCACCATCACCGGGGCGCTTGGTACGTCTACTTCGCCGCCGCGCCTTCCCGGGAGATCAAGGACGACCTCTTCCAGCATCGGATGTACGCGATCTCGACGAATGCCGAGAATCCCCTTGAAGGCGCCTGGCGGCCGCCACGGCAGATCGAGACCGGCATGGACTCGTTCTCTTTGGACGCCACGACGTTCGCCCACCGGGGAGTGCTGTACTACGTCTGGGCCCAGAAGGAGTCCGGCATCAGGGGAAACTCCAACCTCTACATCGCGCCGATGGCGACGCCGGACAGGATCGCCGCGGCGCCGGTCAGGCTGAGCGCGCCGGAGCTGGATTGGGAGACTCGCGGGTTCTGGGTGAACGAGGGGCCCGCCGTCCTGATCCGCAACGGCAGGGTCTTCGTCAGCTACTCGGCCAGCGCCACCGACGAGAACTACTGTCTGGGACTGCTGCATGCCGATGAGGACGCGGACCTGCTCAATCCGGACAGCTGGCAAAAGTCGCCAGAGCCCGTGTTCACGACGTGCTACGAGCACGGCGTGTTCGGCCCCGGGCACAACAGCTTCACCGTGTCCGAGGACGGCCGCGAGGTCATCCTCGTCTATCACGCGCGCACGTATCGGGAGATCGTGGGTGATCCGCTGTGGAACCCGGACCGCCACACCTTCGTCAAGCCGGTGAAGTGGGACGGCCGCGGGATGCCGGTGTTCGGGGAGCCCTGTGGCGCCTCGTAG
- a CDS encoding glycoside hydrolase family 127 protein — translation MKRALALACVLAWPLRPDCAELTPFALDAVRLTSGPFLRAQQNDLRYVMSLDPDRLLAPYRREAGLPSPVESYGSWEATGLDGHIGGHALSALSMLHAATGRQDVHERLNYMVAELKKCQDANGNGYLGGVPGSKTLWGEVAAGRIDAESFSLNGRWVPWYNLHKLFAGLRDAYVHGGIEPARGMLVELADWCLEVTSDLSDEQMQAMLRAEHGGMNEVLADVAALTGETKYLGLARRFSDRALLGFLLDGEDRLTSLHANTQIAKVVGFKRIADLADDRTWNNAARFFWTTVVANRTVAIGGNSVREHFHPPDDFSPMIAEVEGPETCNTYNMLRLSKLLFLTSGAETYIDYYETALFNHILSSQHPEHGGLVYFTPLRPQHYRVYSQPQQAMWCCVGSGIENHARYGELIYAHTDDELYVNLYLPSTLRWKERDIELRQRTDLPESDTVTLEVGADEWLTLKVRYPRWVEKGALSVSINGELVAVTAGPGEYVALRRQWRRGDLVSLTLPMHVDTVPMPDGSDYFAMRYGPVVLAARTGACGHESPEYLADDSRMGHVPDGALCPLDRAPVLVGDPADVVKGIARSESPSLAFRLSRGVDWPDKDALELVPFSSVHDSRYIVYWPAVDKEELGKFRCAGAKAEEARLALEALTIDQVAPGEQQPESEHSLRGEQTESGVNLRRRWRHATGWFSYQLEDPGHEAKLLQITYFGAGRGRQFDILVNDVTIATVALAGERGAEFYTVDYPVPGEVAAASDGTLEAKFVAHEGSTAGGIYHVRLLRGTGPDQADPGGE, via the coding sequence GTGAAGCGGGCGCTCGCCCTCGCGTGTGTGCTCGCCTGGCCTCTGAGGCCGGACTGCGCCGAGCTAACACCGTTCGCCCTGGACGCCGTCAGGTTGACCTCGGGTCCGTTCCTCCGCGCACAACAGAACGACCTGCGCTACGTGATGTCGCTGGACCCGGATCGCCTGCTGGCGCCCTACCGCCGCGAGGCGGGGCTTCCGTCACCGGTCGAGAGCTACGGAAGCTGGGAGGCGACCGGGCTCGACGGGCACATCGGGGGTCACGCGCTCAGCGCGCTCTCGATGCTGCACGCGGCCACCGGCAGGCAGGACGTGCACGAGCGCCTGAATTACATGGTCGCTGAGCTGAAGAAATGCCAGGACGCGAACGGCAACGGCTATCTCGGCGGTGTGCCCGGCAGCAAAACGCTGTGGGGCGAGGTCGCAGCGGGCCGCATCGACGCGGAGAGCTTCTCGCTGAATGGCCGGTGGGTGCCCTGGTACAACCTGCACAAGCTGTTCGCGGGCCTTCGCGATGCGTATGTGCACGGCGGGATCGAACCGGCCCGCGGCATGCTCGTCGAGCTGGCCGACTGGTGCCTGGAGGTGACGTCGGATCTGTCGGACGAGCAGATGCAGGCGATGCTGCGTGCCGAGCATGGCGGCATGAACGAGGTGCTCGCCGACGTCGCGGCCCTGACCGGTGAGACGAAGTACCTGGGGCTGGCTCGGAGGTTCTCCGACCGGGCGCTGCTGGGCTTCCTGCTGGACGGTGAGGATCGGCTCACCAGTCTTCACGCGAACACGCAGATCGCGAAGGTGGTCGGCTTCAAGCGGATCGCCGACCTCGCAGACGACCGGACGTGGAACAACGCCGCGCGGTTCTTCTGGACGACCGTCGTCGCCAACCGGACGGTCGCGATCGGCGGCAACAGCGTGCGGGAGCACTTCCATCCGCCGGACGACTTCTCGCCGATGATCGCCGAGGTCGAAGGGCCGGAGACCTGCAACACGTACAACATGCTGCGCCTCTCCAAGCTCCTGTTTCTGACGAGCGGCGCCGAGACGTACATCGACTACTACGAGACGGCCCTCTTCAATCACATCCTGTCGTCGCAGCACCCGGAGCACGGCGGGCTGGTCTACTTCACGCCGCTGCGACCGCAGCACTACCGCGTCTACTCCCAGCCGCAGCAGGCCATGTGGTGTTGCGTCGGCTCGGGCATCGAGAACCACGCCAGGTACGGCGAGCTGATCTACGCGCACACGGACGACGAGCTGTACGTCAACCTGTACCTGCCCTCCACCCTTCGCTGGAAGGAACGGGACATCGAGCTCCGCCAGCGGACCGATCTGCCCGAGTCGGACACGGTGACCCTGGAGGTTGGAGCGGACGAGTGGTTGACGCTGAAGGTCCGCTACCCGCGGTGGGTCGAGAAGGGTGCGCTGAGTGTGTCGATCAACGGAGAGCTGGTGGCGGTCACCGCCGGCCCCGGGGAGTACGTCGCTCTGCGGCGACAGTGGCGCCGGGGCGACCTGGTCTCCCTGACCCTGCCGATGCATGTCGACACGGTGCCGATGCCGGATGGATCGGACTACTTCGCGATGCGATACGGCCCCGTCGTCCTGGCTGCCCGCACCGGTGCCTGCGGCCACGAATCGCCGGAGTATCTCGCCGACGACAGCCGCATGGGACATGTCCCGGATGGCGCGCTGTGTCCGCTGGACCGCGCACCGGTCCTGGTGGGAGATCCGGCGGACGTGGTGAAGGGCATCGCTCGAAGCGAGAGCCCGTCGCTGGCATTCAGGCTCAGCCGTGGCGTCGACTGGCCGGACAAGGACGCGCTGGAGCTGGTGCCGTTTTCCAGCGTGCACGACAGCCGCTACATCGTGTACTGGCCCGCCGTGGACAAGGAGGAGCTCGGCAAGTTCAGGTGCGCCGGCGCGAAGGCGGAGGAGGCCAGGCTGGCCCTCGAGGCACTCACGATCGACCAGGTCGCGCCCGGCGAGCAGCAACCGGAGTCCGAGCACTCGCTTCGGGGCGAGCAGACGGAGTCGGGCGTCAACCTGCGCCGGCGCTGGCGGCACGCCACCGGCTGGTTTTCCTACCAGCTCGAGGACCCCGGCCATGAGGCGAAGCTCCTGCAGATCACGTACTTCGGCGCGGGCCGCGGCCGCCAATTCGACATCCTGGTCAATGACGTGACGATCGCAACCGTCGCCCTCGCGGGCGAGCGCGGCGCCGAGTTCTACACGGTCGACTACCCGGTCCCCGGCGAGGTCGCGGCCGCGTCCGACGGGACTCTGGAAGCGAAGTTCGTCGCCCACGAGGGGTCCACCGCGGGCGGTATCTACCATGTTCGACTGTTGCGGGGCACGGGACCCGATCAGGCGGATCCGGGAGGTGAGTGA
- a CDS encoding arabinan endo-1,5-alpha-L-arabinosidase produces MHFRRQWSVASALVVMMAAGVGAGEGPEQLFIHDPVIGQEGRTYYLFSTGPGITFYSSDDLVHWRHEGRVFPGNPSWALDVASSFNGHIWAPDILHHDGKFYLYYSVSAFGKNTSAIGVTVNSTLDPASPSYEWEDQGIVVRSVPNRDMWNAIDPHVFIDDDGTPWLSFGSFWGGLKLVKLDPSLTALAEPQEWHSIAKRERSVLTDDSVAGPAALEAPFIFRKGDWHYLFISWDKCCRGKDSTYKIMVGRSTEVTGPYLDRSGRDLAEGGGTLVLAGDENYYALGHNSAYTIDGKDYLVFHAYEVADDGRQKLKVLEMKWDEDGWPVIDGEALDRYRSVLIE; encoded by the coding sequence ATGCACTTCAGACGTCAGTGGAGCGTGGCGTCCGCACTGGTCGTGATGATGGCGGCAGGGGTCGGCGCTGGTGAAGGCCCCGAGCAGCTCTTCATCCACGACCCCGTTATCGGGCAGGAGGGAAGGACCTACTACCTCTTCAGCACCGGACCGGGCATCACCTTCTACAGCTCGGATGACCTCGTTCACTGGAGGCACGAAGGTCGGGTGTTTCCCGGCAACCCCAGTTGGGCACTGGACGTCGCCAGCTCTTTCAACGGGCACATCTGGGCGCCGGACATCCTCCACCACGACGGGAAGTTCTACCTGTACTACTCGGTGTCGGCGTTCGGCAAGAACACCTCCGCCATCGGCGTGACGGTGAACTCGACGCTGGATCCGGCCTCTCCCAGCTACGAGTGGGAAGACCAGGGGATCGTGGTGCGGTCTGTGCCCAACCGCGACATGTGGAACGCCATCGACCCCCATGTGTTCATCGACGACGATGGCACGCCGTGGCTGAGCTTCGGGTCGTTCTGGGGGGGCTTGAAGCTGGTCAAGCTCGACCCGAGCCTGACGGCGCTCGCCGAACCGCAGGAGTGGCACTCGATCGCCAAACGTGAGCGTTCGGTGTTGACCGACGACAGTGTTGCAGGGCCGGCTGCCCTCGAGGCGCCGTTCATCTTCAGGAAAGGGGATTGGCACTATCTGTTCATCTCATGGGACAAGTGCTGCCGCGGGAAGGACAGCACCTACAAGATCATGGTCGGCCGATCGACGGAGGTCACCGGCCCCTACCTCGACAGGTCCGGACGCGACCTCGCCGAAGGCGGCGGCACCCTGGTGCTGGCCGGCGACGAGAACTACTACGCGCTCGGCCACAACAGCGCATACACGATTGATGGCAAGGACTACCTCGTCTTTCATGCCTACGAGGTGGCCGACGATGGTCGCCAGAAACTGAAGGTCCTCGAGATGAAGTGGGACGAGGATGGTTGGCCGGTCATCGACGGAGAGGCGCTCGACCGGTACCGCAGCGTCCTGATCGAGTAA
- a CDS encoding alpha-L-arabinofuranosidase C-terminal domain-containing protein, which yields MSRSFRFVAVPIFFLCLLALSTTPGFAQTTSLELSVKADDPGLTISKYLYGHFAEHLGRCIYEGIWVGEGSAIANTNGIRNDVLAALKDLRIPVLRWPGGCFADEYHWRDGIGPRDQRPVRINTHWGWVEETNAFGTHEFFELVELLGADAYIAGNVGSGTPQEMAEWLEYMTATGNTELAELRRKNGREEPWKVAFFGVGNETWGCGGNMTPAYYADLYKRYATFLKGPDGNRPKKVASGGNDDHIDWTVALAVITWNIDGISHHYYTTPTGEWPVKGTAIGFPESQWISTLYNTMKIDGYIQRNKAVLEAANPQGNIGLYLDEWGTWYDPEPGREPGFLYQQNSLRDAVVAALNFNIFHRHADRLHMANIAQTVNVLQAMILTDGDKMLLTPTYHAFKMYIPFQGSVFIPSSFKTVPDYTVGDISVPQVSATTALGADGELVLGLVNLDPHRAARIVASISGFVPGAASGQVLTAGAMDAHNTFDDPDAVQPRPIEVEIQGGQVKVELPAKSVTVVKVARR from the coding sequence ATGAGTCGTTCCTTCAGGTTCGTGGCCGTTCCAATCTTCTTCCTGTGCCTGTTGGCGTTGAGCACTACTCCGGGTTTCGCCCAGACGACATCGCTCGAGCTGTCGGTCAAGGCGGACGACCCGGGCCTGACGATCAGCAAGTACCTGTACGGCCATTTCGCCGAGCATCTCGGCCGCTGCATCTACGAGGGCATCTGGGTCGGCGAGGGCTCGGCAATCGCCAACACGAACGGGATCCGGAACGACGTCCTCGCCGCCTTGAAGGACCTGCGGATCCCGGTCCTACGCTGGCCGGGAGGGTGCTTCGCAGACGAGTACCACTGGCGTGACGGGATCGGTCCGCGGGACCAGCGGCCGGTCCGGATCAACACGCACTGGGGCTGGGTCGAGGAGACCAACGCGTTCGGCACCCACGAGTTCTTCGAATTGGTCGAGCTGCTCGGCGCCGACGCCTACATCGCTGGCAACGTCGGCAGCGGCACGCCCCAGGAGATGGCCGAGTGGCTCGAGTACATGACCGCCACCGGCAACACCGAGCTGGCCGAGCTGCGGCGCAAGAACGGCCGCGAGGAACCGTGGAAGGTTGCGTTTTTCGGCGTCGGCAACGAGACCTGGGGCTGTGGCGGCAACATGACACCCGCCTACTACGCCGACCTGTACAAGCGCTATGCCACGTTTCTCAAGGGGCCCGATGGCAACCGCCCGAAGAAGGTCGCCAGTGGCGGCAACGACGACCACATCGACTGGACCGTAGCCCTCGCCGTCATCACGTGGAACATCGACGGCATCAGTCACCACTACTACACGACGCCGACCGGCGAGTGGCCCGTCAAGGGGACGGCGATCGGCTTCCCGGAGAGCCAGTGGATCTCCACCCTGTACAACACGATGAAGATCGACGGCTACATCCAGCGCAACAAGGCGGTGCTCGAGGCCGCCAACCCGCAGGGCAACATCGGCCTCTATCTCGATGAGTGGGGTACGTGGTACGACCCCGAGCCCGGCCGCGAGCCGGGGTTCCTCTACCAGCAGAACTCCCTGCGGGATGCCGTGGTCGCGGCCCTCAACTTCAACATCTTCCATCGCCACGCGGATCGACTGCACATGGCCAACATCGCGCAGACGGTCAACGTGCTGCAGGCGATGATCCTGACCGACGGCGACAAGATGCTGCTGACCCCGACCTACCACGCGTTCAAGATGTACATCCCGTTCCAGGGATCGGTCTTCATCCCGAGCTCGTTCAAGACCGTGCCGGACTACACCGTGGGCGACATCTCGGTTCCCCAGGTCTCGGCCACGACCGCCCTCGGCGCGGACGGTGAGCTTGTCCTGGGACTGGTGAACCTGGATCCGCACCGGGCGGCGCGGATCGTGGCGAGCATCAGTGGCTTCGTTCCGGGCGCCGCATCCGGACAGGTTCTGACCGCCGGCGCCATGGACGCTCACAACACGTTCGACGACCCGGACGCCGTTCAGCCGAGGCCGATCGAGGTCGAGATCCAGGGCGGCCAGGTCAAGGTGGAGCTCCCGGCGAAGTCGGTCACGGTCGTCAAGGTGGCGAGAAGGTGA
- a CDS encoding aldose epimerase family protein, with protein sequence MSPAPTVSESEFGTMPDGEKIARFTLTNGSGVEVKIITYGGIITSIRTPDRNGELGNIVLGFDELQPYLDGTPYFGALIGRYGNRIAKGSFTIDGVAHQLDTNDGANHLHGGLVGFDKKVWSAEPFAGASSAGVKLSLVSGDGDQGYPGTLDVTATYSLTNDNELITELHATTDKPTIVNLTQHSYFNLAGEGTILDHELMIGASHFTPVDATLIPTGELAPVEGTPFDFRAAKPIGADIGGDHEQLAHGQGYDHNFVLDRETASDLELAARVAEPISGRVLEVFTEEPGIQFYSGNFLDGSLRSGDRVFAFRSGLCLEPQHYPDSPNQPGFPPTILRPGQVYSTRMAFRFSMQ encoded by the coding sequence GTGAGCCCAGCACCGACTGTCTCGGAGTCCGAGTTCGGAACGATGCCCGACGGCGAGAAGATCGCGCGGTTCACGTTGACCAACGGCTCCGGCGTCGAGGTGAAGATCATCACCTACGGCGGCATCATCACATCCATCAGAACCCCGGATCGAAACGGCGAGCTGGGGAACATCGTCCTCGGCTTCGACGAGCTGCAACCGTATCTGGACGGCACGCCCTACTTCGGCGCCCTCATCGGCCGTTACGGAAACCGGATCGCCAAGGGCAGCTTCACCATCGACGGGGTCGCCCATCAGCTCGACACCAACGACGGCGCCAACCACCTGCATGGCGGGCTCGTGGGGTTCGACAAGAAGGTCTGGTCCGCGGAACCGTTCGCCGGCGCGTCGAGCGCCGGGGTCAAGCTGTCCCTCGTCAGCGGGGACGGTGATCAGGGATATCCCGGCACCCTCGACGTCACGGCAACCTACTCGTTGACGAACGACAACGAGCTGATCACGGAGCTCCACGCGACCACCGACAAACCCACCATCGTCAACCTGACCCAACACAGCTACTTCAATCTCGCGGGGGAAGGGACGATTCTCGATCACGAGTTGATGATCGGCGCCAGCCACTTCACCCCGGTCGATGCGACGCTGATACCCACCGGCGAGCTCGCGCCGGTCGAGGGCACCCCGTTTGACTTCAGGGCCGCCAAGCCGATCGGCGCGGACATCGGCGGGGATCACGAGCAGCTCGCCCACGGCCAGGGCTACGACCACAACTTCGTGCTCGACCGGGAGACCGCCTCCGACCTGGAGCTGGCCGCGCGGGTCGCCGAGCCGATCAGCGGCAGGGTCCTGGAGGTCTTCACCGAGGAGCCCGGGATCCAGTTCTACTCCGGCAACTTCCTGGACGGGAGTCTCCGCAGCGGCGACCGGGTCTTCGCATTCCGTTCGGGCCTCTGCCTCGAGCCGCAGCACTACCCGGACTCGCCAAATCAGCCGGGCTTCCCGCCGACCATCCTGCGCCCCGGGCAGGTGTACTCGACCCGCATGGCGTTCCGGTTCTCGATGCAGTAG
- a CDS encoding glycoside hydrolase family 97 catalytic domain-containing protein: MKAGIAFLALAAVVPGCDHGRAHRVSSPDGVIEAVVRVADGGRIRYSVDRDGAPVVLESQLGITMEDTSFLDNLRLVSSSEPRRVSDRYSMATGKRQEITYEANERTFSFVNRDLRKLDLVVRASNDGVAFRYEFAGESEDAKRVTDELTTFRLKPESRAWLQPMQIAQTGWKRTNPAYEEHYRMDIPAGTPSPDEAGWVFPALFESDGTWILISEAGMDGRYCGSRLRQRSEGAEYRIGFPMAAEVFTGGSLLPESRLPFHSPWRIIAVGSLATIVESTLGTDLADATAMTELSFIKPGQASWSWAILKDDSISYDVQKSFIDFAADMSWEYTLIDVNWDTRIGYDGMRELAEYAASKDVGLLAWYNSSGDWNETDYHPKSRLLTHEARVREFRRLNAIGVRGIKVDFFAGDGSSMIRYYIDILEDAADHQLLVNFHGATIPRGLQRTYPNLMTVEAVRGFEFLTFFQESTDLEASHAAVLPFTRNAFDPMDFTPMVLDRIPDRARKTSNGFQLALPVLFLSGIQHMAETPDGMKVAPEYVQEYLRSLPGQWDETVFIDGHPGKLAVIARRREGKWFVAGINGETASKELKLDLSFIAGRSGDLITDGAEELSFSRRRIMASASVDLELKPNGGFVAFFD, from the coding sequence GTGAAGGCCGGAATCGCCTTCCTGGCGCTCGCGGCCGTGGTCCCCGGATGTGACCACGGTCGAGCGCATCGCGTCTCGAGCCCGGACGGGGTGATCGAGGCCGTGGTCCGTGTCGCCGACGGCGGCCGGATCCGCTACTCGGTGGATCGCGACGGCGCCCCCGTGGTGTTGGAGTCGCAGCTCGGGATCACGATGGAGGACACCTCGTTCCTTGACAATCTGAGATTGGTGTCGTCGAGCGAGCCCAGGCGGGTGTCGGACCGTTACTCGATGGCGACCGGGAAGCGGCAGGAGATCACGTACGAGGCGAACGAGCGGACCTTCTCCTTCGTCAACCGTGACCTGAGGAAGCTGGACCTGGTCGTTCGCGCGTCGAATGATGGAGTCGCGTTCCGGTACGAGTTTGCGGGCGAGTCTGAAGACGCGAAACGCGTGACCGACGAGTTGACGACCTTCCGCCTGAAGCCGGAGTCGAGGGCGTGGCTCCAGCCCATGCAGATCGCGCAGACCGGGTGGAAGAGGACCAACCCGGCCTACGAAGAGCACTACCGGATGGACATCCCGGCCGGCACTCCGTCCCCTGACGAAGCGGGGTGGGTGTTCCCAGCGCTGTTCGAGTCCGATGGCACCTGGATCCTGATCAGCGAGGCCGGCATGGACGGCCGCTACTGTGGATCGCGCCTGCGACAGCGCTCGGAGGGCGCCGAGTACCGGATCGGATTCCCGATGGCGGCCGAGGTCTTCACCGGCGGCTCGCTCCTGCCCGAGTCCAGGCTTCCGTTTCACTCGCCGTGGCGGATCATCGCGGTCGGGTCGCTGGCGACGATCGTGGAATCGACCCTCGGGACCGATCTCGCAGACGCGACGGCCATGACCGAGCTGTCGTTCATCAAGCCGGGGCAGGCCTCGTGGAGCTGGGCCATCCTGAAGGACGACTCCATCTCCTACGACGTCCAGAAGAGCTTCATCGACTTTGCCGCCGACATGAGCTGGGAGTACACGCTGATCGACGTCAACTGGGACACCCGGATCGGCTACGACGGAATGCGGGAGCTGGCGGAGTATGCCGCCTCGAAGGACGTCGGACTGCTGGCCTGGTACAACTCCTCGGGCGACTGGAATGAAACCGACTACCACCCCAAGAGCAGGCTGCTGACGCACGAGGCACGGGTGCGGGAGTTCCGACGCCTCAATGCCATCGGAGTCCGGGGGATCAAGGTCGACTTCTTCGCCGGCGACGGGAGCTCGATGATCCGGTATTACATCGACATCCTGGAGGATGCTGCCGATCACCAGCTGCTGGTCAACTTCCACGGCGCCACGATCCCGCGCGGCCTGCAGAGGACCTATCCCAATCTGATGACGGTCGAGGCCGTCAGGGGCTTTGAGTTTCTGACGTTCTTCCAGGAATCAACCGATCTTGAAGCGAGCCATGCGGCCGTGCTGCCGTTCACGCGAAATGCGTTCGATCCCATGGACTTCACCCCGATGGTGCTCGACCGGATTCCGGATCGGGCCCGCAAGACGTCGAACGGCTTCCAGCTCGCCTTGCCGGTCCTCTTCCTGTCGGGCATCCAGCACATGGCTGAGACGCCGGACGGGATGAAGGTCGCGCCCGAGTACGTGCAGGAGTATCTCAGGAGCTTGCCCGGGCAGTGGGATGAGACGGTCTTCATCGATGGGCATCCGGGCAAGCTCGCGGTGATCGCCCGTCGCCGGGAGGGCAAGTGGTTCGTCGCGGGGATCAACGGCGAGACCGCGTCCAAGGAGCTGAAGCTCGACCTGTCCTTCATCGCGGGCCGCTCCGGCGATCTGATCACGGACGGTGCGGAGGAACTCTCCTTCTCGAGGCGCCGCATCATGGCATCGGCGAGTGTGGACCTCGAGCTGAAGCCGAACGGCGGATTCGTCGCGTTCTTCGACTGA
- a CDS encoding glycoside hydrolase family 43 protein, which yields MRSRTLVTLIAVLTSAGICLGAEPPSFNQDATVHDPSVIKVGDRFYVYGSHGASAWTTDLMNWTQVATSISQGDPVHFPDFATELADMIAWCGVADLWAPDVFQMPDGRYYYYYCLWSNVLAPHRGYMGVAVSDHIEGPYENLGEIRKTGEAGYNASVDPNTIDACLFRDEDDQLWMVYGSYSGGIFLYRMEDSGPDMGFQSPGQGWGTYLLGGNHAPIEGPFIVYHPETGYYYLFLSYGGLAANDGYNMRVFRSEHPDGPFYDPAGNNMETVGITDEWRDYGLKMAGNWQFLPVDGEPATATVGYKSPGHNSVIYDETRRKWFNFFHTRFVGSGEIHEVRVHQLFFNEDSWPVMNPHRYAGESLGSYTVDSFAGDFKVINHGKDVTGEVKTSTVVALNRDGSLGGADGTWSMPADSWITINLDGATYKGVVCRSWDNDNRRWVKTFSAASVDGVTIWGSEVALPAPAPRRVRGRLEAP from the coding sequence ATGAGGAGCAGAACGCTGGTCACACTGATCGCCGTTCTCACCTCGGCCGGCATCTGCCTGGGAGCGGAGCCACCGAGCTTCAACCAGGACGCCACGGTCCACGATCCCTCCGTCATCAAGGTCGGCGATCGGTTCTACGTCTACGGTTCACACGGGGCGTCGGCCTGGACGACCGACCTGATGAACTGGACGCAGGTCGCGACGTCGATCTCCCAAGGAGATCCCGTTCACTTCCCGGACTTCGCCACCGAACTGGCGGACATGATCGCCTGGTGCGGCGTCGCCGATCTCTGGGCGCCGGACGTGTTCCAGATGCCGGATGGCCGCTACTACTACTACTACTGCTTGTGGTCCAACGTCCTCGCCCCCCATCGCGGGTACATGGGGGTCGCGGTCTCGGACCACATCGAGGGGCCGTACGAGAATCTCGGGGAGATCAGGAAGACCGGCGAGGCGGGATACAACGCGAGCGTCGACCCGAACACGATCGATGCGTGCCTGTTCCGCGACGAGGACGATCAGCTGTGGATGGTGTACGGCTCGTACTCCGGGGGCATCTTCCTGTACCGGATGGAGGACTCCGGGCCGGACATGGGATTCCAGTCGCCCGGGCAGGGATGGGGAACCTACCTGCTGGGTGGAAACCACGCCCCGATCGAGGGGCCCTTCATCGTCTACCACCCCGAGACCGGGTACTACTACCTGTTCCTGTCGTACGGAGGGCTGGCGGCGAACGACGGCTACAACATGCGGGTCTTCAGGTCCGAGCATCCCGACGGGCCCTTCTACGATCCGGCGGGAAACAACATGGAGACGGTCGGAATCACCGACGAGTGGCGGGACTACGGCCTGAAGATGGCGGGCAACTGGCAGTTCCTCCCGGTCGACGGCGAGCCCGCCACGGCCACCGTCGGCTACAAGTCGCCCGGCCACAACTCCGTCATCTACGATGAGACCCGCCGCAAGTGGTTCAACTTCTTCCACACCCGCTTCGTCGGCAGCGGCGAAATCCATGAGGTGAGGGTCCACCAGCTGTTCTTCAACGAGGACTCCTGGCCGGTCATGAACCCTCACCGTTACGCCGGAGAGTCGCTCGGCAGCTACACCGTCGATAGCTTCGCCGGCGACTTCAAGGTCATCAACCACGGCAAGGACGTCACCGGCGAGGTGAAGACATCCACCGTGGTCGCGCTCAACCGTGACGGCAGCCTCGGCGGAGCCGACGGCACCTGGTCGATGCCGGCCGACAGCTGGATCACGATCAACCTGGATGGTGCGACCTACAAGGGGGTCGTCTGCCGCAGCTGGGACAACGACAATCGCCGTTGGGTGAAGACGTTCTCGGCGGCGTCCGTCGATGGTGTCACGATCTGGGGGAGCGAGGTGGCCCTTCCCGCGCCCGCTCCCCGTCGGGTCCGCGGCCGACTCGAAGCGCCGTGA